The region CAACTCGACGAAGTATGTTCGGATCAAAGAGGGCGACAAGTTCACCTTCCAACCGGTGACGAAACTGCGGAACTCGCTGAACGAAGATCCCGACACTTGGCTTACGCCAGAACAAATCGAACAGCGAGCCCAAGCTGGGCAACTGGAACTCGGCCGTGGCGAGCCACCCTATCTGTTCACCGAATATGTCGGTGGTGCCCCTGTCGTGGTGCTGTGGCTCTCTGGCGGGGCGATCTTCTTTACCATCTTCTTTGCGTTCGTGAACTTCTGGGGCTTCGGTCACGCAGTCAGTATCGTTCGCGGGACGTACGACAATCCGGACGAGCCTGGCGAAGTGACCCACTTTCAGGCATTGGCTTCCGCGCTGTCTGCGACAGTCGGCTTGGGGAACATTGCCGGGGTGACAATCGCCATGTCGGCAGGCGGTCCGGGGGCGTTCTTCTGGATGATACTGTGCGGTTTTTTCGGTATGACAAGCAAGTTTGTCGAGTGCACGCTCGGACAGATGTACCGCGAAGTGAAGCCTGACGGCACGATCCTTGGTGGGCCGATGCAGTACCTCACGTATGCGTTCAGCCAATTCGGCTTGAAGCCGATCGGCCAATGTCTGGCGATTGTTTTTGCGATTATGTGCATCATGGCGAGCTTCGGGGGCGGGAACATGTTCCAAGCGAACCAAGCCGCCTCGATGGTGCTGTCGGTCGTACAGAACGACGAACTCGATCAGCTTAGCCAAGTCAAACGAGAGCTAAGCGTCGCGGCAAGTGCCGGGGAACTCGAGAAAGTTCGTGAGCTCGAAAAACAAGCCACGGAACTTCAGGCCAAAGTCGACTCGTTTAAGAGCACGTTCAACCCGATTTTCGGTATCGTGCTGGCCTTCTTTGTTGGGCTGGTGATCATCGGTGGAATTAAGCGGATCGGAGCTACGGCCAGTAAAGTGGTGCCAGCGATGTGCTTGATGTACATCTTGGCCTGTCTGTGGATTATTGGGGCCCACATAACCCAGGTGCCAGACATGATCTATCAGATCTTTGTGGAGGCATTCAATCCTGAAGCAGTGCGAGGTGGGATCTTGGGCGTGATCGTGATCGGCGTTCAACGAGCCGCGTTCAGCAACGAAGCCGGCGTCGGTAGTGCCGCCATTGCCCACAGTGCCGCGAAGACGGACGAGCCGGTCCGCGAAGGTTTTGTTGCTCTGCTGGGTCCCTTCATCGATACGATCGTCGTTTGCTCGATGACGGCCTTGGTCATTTTGATCACGGGCGCCTGGGACAACCGAACGTGGATTTTGGACCAAGGCCTGGAAGGGGTGCAGCTGACCGCCGAAGCCTTCGAGGCAGAGATCTCCTGGTTCCCCTACCTGCTGATGGTGGCGGTGGTGCTGTTTGCTTTCTCGACGATCGTTTCGTGGAGCTACTACGGAGAGCGCTGCTGGGAACGTCTGTTCGGAGCACGCAGTATTTACGTCTACAAAGTGATCTTTGTGTTCGCGGTTTTCATCGGATCGATCTTCCAATTAGGAAGCGTTCTCGATTTTTCTGACTTCATGATTCTCTCGATGGCGTTCCCTAACATCTTGGGAACAGTGCTCTTAGCACCGAAGGTTAAGAAGGCCTTGGGCGAGTACTGGAAAAAATATAAGGCCGGCGAATTCAAGAAATTCAAATAGCCGGCGAATGACTTCCTGAGTGGGAGATCTGCTGCTTTCTCCCACGATTCCCCCCCGGAAAAAGGAAGTTGTCCGATGTGTTCGCGTCCGTGTCACGAATCGAACCAATGTCGCCATCAATCGAAGCCCTCCCGCTCGAATACCCTCGGAGCGTGGGGCTTTGGGATATCGCTTTTTGGCCTGCTGGTTACCTTTGGGCTTTTGTGCCCCTTGGGACTTTTGCTTAGCTTTTTCGGCTTGTTCTCGAGAAAGCCGGGCATCGCGATTGCCGGGGTAATTATCGGCGGTATCGGCACGGCGATTGTCGGCGTTGGTGTGGGTTCGATCGCGATGGCTGCCTCGGCGATGCATCACTACAGCGTCGAAGTCCCCAAGATGGAGCAGACGCGGGAAGTCCTCGATACGGCTTGCGTCGAGGTCGAATCGTTCCGCCAAGAGAACAACAAGCTGCCTGAAGGCATTGAAGGGAACAAGCTGGTCCTCAAGTACGAAGACGCTTACGGCAATGCCGTTCGGTACGAACCAGAAGAAGATGGCAAATTTGCCATTCGCAGTGCCGGGCCGGATGGCACGTTCGATACGAACGACGATCAGCGGATGCTCAATTCCGAACGAAGTCTAAATACGGATATCGCTGTCCATTCGACTCATTACCGTGGGTATCGGCACAACGGCTGGGATCACCACTGGCATCAGCATAACCACTGTCGCGGCTGGTAGTGGCACTTACGCAGGCGCAGGAACTTCGATCGGGAAGTGCTTTTCGACCACCTCGTAGAATTCCTGCGGTGTCGAAACATTCGCAACATGCTTACGGAAATGGCGTGCCCCAGGCTTGGCCTGGGCATAGCAGCAAGCGAACTTTCGCATGAGCAGCGTCCCCTTGCTTTCGCCGAAACGCTGGACGACTAAATCGTAATGATTGAGCATGCAGTCTCGCTGCTCGATTAGCGTCGGCTCAGGTGGAATCGGCTTCCCTTGAATCGCCGCCGCCGCTTGAGCGAACAGCCATGGCCGCCCTAAGCAGGCTCTGGCAATCATCACGCCATCGACATCGTAGTCACGGAATGCACGATAGACTTTCTCCGCCGAATCGAGGTCACCGTTGCCGATCAGCGGAATCTTTTTCAGATGCGATTTGATCTCGGAGATCCGCTCCCAATCCGCTTCTCCCTTGAAGTACTGCGAGGCGACGCGGCCGTGAACCGTCAGTGCCGCGGCGCCGCTCTCTTCGACGACCTGGGCGATCTCGTTGGCGTTGATCGCATCCATCGAACAGCCCAGACGAATCTTGGCGGTCACAGGGGTCGGGGCACATGCTTCGACCAATCGAGAGATGATCTGCCCCATCCGCTCTGGAACGCGTAGCAGGTAGGAGCCGCTGTGGGCTTTCTCGGTGACCTGTTTGACGGGGCAACCGAAGTTAATGTCGACGACGCTTACCTGGAACTCTTCGACCAGGCGGCTGCCGACTTTCGCCATCACATCAGGCTGGTTGTCCCAGATCTGAACGGCCAAAGGACGAGCCTCATCTTCGACACCCCACAACCGATCGGGGAATTCGGCTTCGTTCTCGTCGAGCCACTGAAAACCACGGGCATTGACCATTTCGGTCGCCAGCAGTCCGGCTCCACCATAACCGCGCACGATCTGCCGAAAGGCATAATTCGTGAAGCCAGCCATGGGAGCTTGAAGAATCGGGGGATCGATGACCATTTCACCGATTTTCAACGGTGGAACTTTCAGGTCGGTCGTTGTCGGTTCGATCCCAGTCAGGTCGAATTGGTGCGGAGTATCCATGGGCTTTATCGTTTCCACTTCGGCGAGAAACGTCAAGTGGCAAACTGGAAAGCCGCAAACGACTTAGGGAATTCGGCTAGGCTGAATCGGCGCGCTGCTGGAGCCGCTCGAAACGGCTGGATTGTTCGACCAGCTGGTGCTCGGCACGGCGGACGTCGCTGGAGGGGCGAGCGGAGTCGTCGCGGTGTTTGCCGACTGGGTCGAATCCGATACCTCGTTGACGTGCATGCCTCGTAAATACGGATTCGAGCTACCACTGGACGTGGTCGCTGAAGCAGATGAAGCTGCGGTTGAACCAGATGGAGTGGTGTTCGCGGGAGGGGTAGTTGTGCTTATTTCCTGAGTATGGCTCGCTTGAACGACGCCGCTGGTGCTGCTGGAAGAAGATTGCCCCACTTTCTGCCATCCTCCTTGGCCGTAACTAGAAGGAGCTCCAGAGGTTGGGGCCGTATTGGCAGGCGGTGTGAATTGAGCCGGCGGGTTGGTTTGCATGCCACCCTGAATCGTCGGAGCCTGATTGGCCGCTGGTCCCTGGTAATACGGAGCCGTTTGCGACTGCTGACCGTACGTCTGCGTTCCAGGCGGAGGAAGCCTCTGAGGGCCATAGACGGCAAATGGATTGACCTGCGACTGCTGATTCTGGCAGCCGGCCATCAGAAGCAAAAACAAGCTAGCGGAAACGAGGCTTCTCATAGGAAATCCTTTTCCGGACTCGGCACCCACTTCCCAGCTTCCTGCAGGGAAAACTGCCTTCCTCCCGAAATTCAATCATCGCATCAGCCCACACACTTCGGCTGACAGCGGGGGGAGGTTACCAAAGACTGCTAGCCAGCAGCAATACGAATTGCGGAAACCTGAGAGAATTCTCTCAAGTTTCCGCAGGGCATTTCCGAGCGATTAAAGCGAGTTATCGATGATCGCAGGCGTTTGAGCGACAACTACTTCGCCATCGGCATCCACAATTTTCATCGCGGCTTGATCATTCGCCGAAGGCTCGACGGGGGCTTCGACAGCCGCTTCCTCCGCTTGAACATACGGATTGATCACAACTTGCGGCTCGGGAATCGACCGCTCGACGGCATAGGAAGCGCCCGGCGAATAAGACGAGATCGGATAAGGACTCATCCCGTACGGTACCGCCACATTGTGCGAGTAGTAAACCGGCGGATGCAATGCATAGTAAGGGGGCGTCGGAATGTAACCGAGCGACCGATTCAAGGAGTATGGCCCCCATGACCAATTGTTATTGCCGTAGCCGAAGTTGTTCCCGAAACCGACCGATGAGGTACGATGGACAATGATATTGCCATCCGCCTTAGCTTCGCGAACCGAAAAACAACCTGCGGTGATCGCCGCAGCCAACAACAACAGACATACCTTGCGCATCTCAGAGCACCTTGCGTGATCATGCTGACGAACCCCTCCGTGGTAATTCAATCCTTATAACCTCACCCTAATTACGCCCCTGAGCGAACGCAAATTCATTTGCCGGTTTTGTACACGTGTCGATTTCCACCGATGATCTGACTTCGTTGATCCGAGAGGAAGCCTTGCGACTGGGCTTCTCTGCGGTGGGAATTTGCCCGGCGGTCACCCCAACGGGACTGCATCGATTTCATGAATGGCTCGACGCTGGATTTGCCGGGCAAATGCAATATCTAGAGGACCGCCGCGAAGCGTATGCCCACCCCAAGCATGTGCTCGATGGCGTGCAAAGCATTGTCATGTTGGCGCTGAATTACAAAAGCGAGTCCATTCCACCGCTGGGGCCGGGGCAGGGCAGGGTCTCCCGCTACGCATTCGGCGAACTCGATTACCACGACTGGATCCACGCACGACTCAAGCAGTTCAAAAAGTCGATCGCCCAGTGGGATGCCGAGGCGAGCGTGCGGGGCGTCGTCGATACGGCCCCACTGCTGGAACGAGAGTTCGCACAGTTGGCCGGACTAGGCTGGATCGGCAAGAACTCGATGCTGCTTAATAAGCAGCTGGGCAGCCTGTTTTTCCTGGCCGCCATCTTGATCGACCGAGAACTCGTTTACGACGATCCGCACAACGCCAGCCACTGCGGCACATGCACCGCATGTC is a window of Bremerella sp. TYQ1 DNA encoding:
- a CDS encoding sodium:alanine symporter family protein yields the protein MIASRLSAPWHFVVLSIVAFTFLPTTTFGQDTPAEELATEASAEPQLESEASPQESSAESYPPAVDLSDAEPWTAFQYFDKPFEWMVGKMDQTLFYRVFSTERQYAQMDDVVYYVRDRGTDGPFMIAENSKVRKPENLPDEVDEQKIDEWADLGKIETSPNPDRVYRLGVMNRTDAEGKAKKQPVDYVKYIINNSTKYVRIKEGDKFTFQPVTKLRNSLNEDPDTWLTPEQIEQRAQAGQLELGRGEPPYLFTEYVGGAPVVVLWLSGGAIFFTIFFAFVNFWGFGHAVSIVRGTYDNPDEPGEVTHFQALASALSATVGLGNIAGVTIAMSAGGPGAFFWMILCGFFGMTSKFVECTLGQMYREVKPDGTILGGPMQYLTYAFSQFGLKPIGQCLAIVFAIMCIMASFGGGNMFQANQAASMVLSVVQNDELDQLSQVKRELSVAASAGELEKVRELEKQATELQAKVDSFKSTFNPIFGIVLAFFVGLVIIGGIKRIGATASKVVPAMCLMYILACLWIIGAHITQVPDMIYQIFVEAFNPEAVRGGILGVIVIGVQRAAFSNEAGVGSAAIAHSAAKTDEPVREGFVALLGPFIDTIVVCSMTALVILITGAWDNRTWILDQGLEGVQLTAEAFEAEISWFPYLLMVAVVLFAFSTIVSWSYYGERCWERLFGARSIYVYKVIFVFAVFIGSIFQLGSVLDFSDFMILSMAFPNILGTVLLAPKVKKALGEYWKKYKAGEFKKFK
- a CDS encoding type II secretion system protein GspG; its protein translation is MCSRPCHESNQCRHQSKPSRSNTLGAWGFGISLFGLLVTFGLLCPLGLLLSFFGLFSRKPGIAIAGVIIGGIGTAIVGVGVGSIAMAASAMHHYSVEVPKMEQTREVLDTACVEVESFRQENNKLPEGIEGNKLVLKYEDAYGNAVRYEPEEDGKFAIRSAGPDGTFDTNDDQRMLNSERSLNTDIAVHSTHYRGYRHNGWDHHWHQHNHCRGW
- the dusB gene encoding tRNA dihydrouridine synthase DusB, translating into MVIDPPILQAPMAGFTNYAFRQIVRGYGGAGLLATEMVNARGFQWLDENEAEFPDRLWGVEDEARPLAVQIWDNQPDVMAKVGSRLVEEFQVSVVDINFGCPVKQVTEKAHSGSYLLRVPERMGQIISRLVEACAPTPVTAKIRLGCSMDAINANEIAQVVEESGAAALTVHGRVASQYFKGEADWERISEIKSHLKKIPLIGNGDLDSAEKVYRAFRDYDVDGVMIARACLGRPWLFAQAAAAIQGKPIPPEPTLIEQRDCMLNHYDLVVQRFGESKGTLLMRKFACCYAQAKPGARHFRKHVANVSTPQEFYEVVEKHFPIEVPAPA
- the queG gene encoding tRNA epoxyqueuosine(34) reductase QueG, with product MSISTDDLTSLIREEALRLGFSAVGICPAVTPTGLHRFHEWLDAGFAGQMQYLEDRREAYAHPKHVLDGVQSIVMLALNYKSESIPPLGPGQGRVSRYAFGELDYHDWIHARLKQFKKSIAQWDAEASVRGVVDTAPLLEREFAQLAGLGWIGKNSMLLNKQLGSLFFLAAILIDRELVYDDPHNASHCGTCTACLDACPTDAFEGPGVLNATKCISYLTIELRDEIPAQLRPGMQDWVFGCDVCQDVCPWNGKPPVTSHDAFFPASDRAPLQLRSLFTMTDDDFRARFRKTPLWRTKRRGVLRNAAIALGNRPHPENLAALSQGLNDEEWLIRGAAAWAIGQHAEQQCAPLLRDRLAVEENEHVRAEIENALTSRPSS